The following proteins come from a genomic window of Gossypium raimondii isolate GPD5lz chromosome 5, ASM2569854v1, whole genome shotgun sequence:
- the LOC105771299 gene encoding protein TIFY 5A, which produces MRRNCNLELRLLPSSYPSDSHDMMEERIESPETQQQQLTIFYNGRVCVSDVTELQAKAILILANRERVERMKSPTGWEPVSPTLKSQVNSPNTSLSMKRSLQRFLQKRKTRIQATSPYH; this is translated from the exons atgagaCGAAACTGCAACTTGGAACTTCGTCTTCTTCCTTCTAGTTATCCCAGCGACAGTCACGACAT GATGGAAGAAAGAATCGAAAGCCCAGAAACCCAGCAGCAACAGCTAACAATTTTCTACAATGGAAGAGTTTGCGTATCTGATGTTACAGAGCTTCAG GCAAAAGCCATTCTAATATTAGCAAACCGGGAAAGAGTTGAAAGAATGAAAAGTCCGACGGGATGGGAACCGGTGTCGCCGACGTTAAAATCCCAGGTGAATAGCCCAAACACATCACTTTCCATGAAGAGATCGCTTCAACGGTTCCTCCAGAAACGAAAGACGCGAATCCAAGCTACCTCTCCTTACCATTAA